One window of the Myxococcales bacterium genome contains the following:
- a CDS encoding HDIG domain-containing protein encodes MKVPIKSVLRRWGSAKGFSKQIHIRRLGLLVGVAALIAIALSPNLLSRVPRYNVGDYHVGVYRAPFALTVTDELATAAAQKRAVADVPPIFDFDPAIGEQAIRQTQLAFRRIQDLNQPLADLQSEKIGAKEKARRLAELEQTIRRKADQQRGDFEKQFGVEMKDAEFSLLSNVELSAQLAERTTALLRTAYAKYITFDAAQARPAMATPGEPEKPLLLQLQTKGKIATVSVAAADLLAPNQAEKLLAPEARPENDALPPEAERLALQIALAQLKPNLLFNAAATEEARRAAALAVLPVTYNFEKNQLIIGDGRQVTEQTIVVLDEIRRRTETRGWLVVALGLLLLVFATLFLSFWLSDANLDAFNITDRDVLMMSILLVATLFLFRLAGWFDDRLSLLFPRKPEMMLIFLFPLAAPAMIVRFLTRFEIGLIFSVVLTLLSVLAANVPTQSAALIFLLLLVGLHTMGRVKRRGEVWRGGLWVGLAAGVAALLSAVLKQDFSLGGLLGLPLAGIFGGLLCSMLVLGVTPLFESSFDYLTDLSLLELANIEHPLLKQLSHNAPGTFHHSLAISSLAETTAEAIGANALLAHVGAMFHDVGKSLQPAYFVENQLGDNPHDQIRSPEESARILIAHVPDGVRLAKEHRLPPSLIDFIEQHHGTRSAAYFLAQAQQRAAAGGAPADESLFRYPGPKPQTKETAILMLCDVIEARSRTLEKRTPEIVGGMVREMLDRIRAEGQLAECPLTESDQEKIVTALTGAIIGLRHERIAYPDQVRHPREGTNR; translated from the coding sequence ATGAAGGTCCCAATCAAAAGCGTTCTGCGGCGTTGGGGATCGGCGAAAGGATTCTCCAAGCAAATTCACATCCGCCGGCTGGGGCTGCTGGTCGGCGTGGCCGCGCTGATCGCGATCGCGCTTTCACCCAATCTGCTCAGTCGAGTGCCACGCTATAACGTCGGCGATTACCACGTCGGGGTCTACCGCGCCCCCTTCGCCCTGACTGTTACCGACGAGCTGGCCACCGCCGCGGCCCAAAAACGGGCCGTGGCCGACGTGCCGCCGATTTTCGATTTCGACCCGGCCATCGGCGAGCAGGCGATCCGCCAGACCCAGCTTGCTTTCCGCCGGATCCAGGACCTCAACCAGCCGCTGGCGGACCTGCAAAGTGAAAAAATCGGCGCCAAGGAAAAGGCGCGCCGGTTGGCCGAACTGGAGCAAACCATCCGCCGGAAAGCCGACCAACAGCGCGGCGATTTCGAAAAGCAGTTCGGCGTCGAAATGAAGGACGCCGAATTCAGTCTGCTGTCGAACGTCGAACTATCCGCCCAGCTCGCCGAACGCACGACGGCGCTGCTGCGCACCGCTTACGCCAAGTACATCACCTTCGACGCCGCCCAGGCCCGGCCGGCGATGGCAACGCCCGGCGAACCGGAAAAACCCCTACTCCTGCAATTGCAGACGAAAGGCAAGATCGCCACCGTCTCCGTCGCCGCCGCGGATCTCCTCGCGCCGAACCAGGCGGAGAAATTGCTGGCGCCGGAAGCCAGGCCGGAAAACGACGCCCTTCCCCCGGAAGCCGAGCGGCTGGCACTGCAAATCGCCTTGGCACAATTGAAACCAAACTTGCTGTTCAATGCCGCCGCCACCGAGGAGGCGCGCCGCGCGGCGGCGCTGGCGGTGCTTCCGGTCACCTACAATTTCGAAAAGAACCAATTGATCATCGGCGACGGCCGCCAGGTGACCGAACAGACGATCGTCGTGCTCGACGAAATCCGCCGGCGGACTGAAACGCGCGGCTGGCTGGTCGTCGCGCTCGGCCTGTTGCTGTTGGTTTTCGCCACTCTGTTTTTATCGTTCTGGCTTTCCGACGCGAACCTCGACGCCTTCAACATCACCGACCGCGACGTGCTGATGATGAGCATCCTCCTGGTCGCCACGCTTTTTCTGTTCCGCCTGGCCGGCTGGTTCGACGATCGGCTGAGCCTCTTGTTCCCGCGCAAGCCCGAAATGATGTTGATCTTTCTCTTCCCGCTCGCCGCGCCGGCGATGATCGTCCGTTTTCTGACGCGCTTCGAAATCGGCCTGATTTTTTCGGTCGTGTTGACCTTGCTGAGCGTGCTGGCGGCCAACGTCCCGACCCAGTCCGCCGCGCTGATCTTTCTTTTGCTGCTGGTCGGCTTGCATACGATGGGGCGCGTCAAGCGGCGCGGCGAGGTCTGGCGCGGCGGCCTTTGGGTGGGCCTCGCGGCCGGCGTCGCCGCCTTGCTCAGCGCCGTGCTCAAGCAGGATTTTTCCCTGGGCGGTCTACTGGGATTGCCCCTCGCCGGCATCTTCGGCGGCCTGTTGTGCAGCATGTTGGTTCTCGGCGTCACCCCACTGTTCGAATCGTCCTTCGATTACCTGACCGACCTCTCCCTGCTGGAACTGGCCAACATCGAGCACCCGCTGCTCAAACAGCTTTCCCACAACGCGCCGGGAACTTTCCACCATTCGCTCGCGATCAGTTCGCTGGCGGAAACGACGGCGGAAGCGATCGGCGCCAACGCACTACTGGCGCACGTCGGCGCGATGTTCCACGATGTCGGCAAGAGTCTGCAGCCGGCCTATTTCGTCGAGAATCAGTTGGGCGACAATCCGCACGACCAGATCCGCTCGCCCGAGGAATCGGCGCGCATCCTGATCGCCCACGTGCCGGACGGCGTCCGCCTGGCGAAGGAACACCGGCTGCCGCCGAGTCTGATCGACTTCATCGAGCAGCACCACGGTACGCGTTCGGCGGCGTACTTTCTCGCGCAGGCGCAACAGCGCGCGGCGGCGGGCGGCGCGCCGGCGGACGAATCGCTGTTCCGTTACCCCGGCCCCAAACCGCAAACCAAGGAAACCGCGATCCTGATGCTCTGCGACGTGATCGAGGCGCGCAGCCGCACCCTGGAAAAGCGTACGCCGGAAATCGTCGGTGGCATGGTGCGCGAAATGCTGGACCGCATCCGCGCGGAAGGACAGCTCGCCGAATGCCCGCTCACCGAAAGCGATCAGGAGAAGATCGTCACCGCGCTGACCGGCGCGATCATCGGCCTGCGCCACGAACGCATCGCCTACCCGGACCAGGTGCGGCATCCGCGCGAAGGGACGAATCGCTAA
- a CDS encoding class I SAM-dependent methyltransferase, whose product MNSRFQFVYDNPDSGKFPPYSDDFMRALAALLKSHEGTPEFEQWFLLNLTRVADKRRNLIPALTRYTTLADKEILEIGCGLGPGTVALAEQGARVTALDVDAKVIETARLRVRDHGFADRAQVMHVPNTRHLPFADQAFDLIVCNGVMEHVLPSLRHPLLNEMWRVLKPGGLLFIGETPNRLWPIDGHTTGLWWIHYLPLPLAAWYAKARHRIRPVDDLNELGGLGCTYGTLVRALPRRETDVLNLRPPYSWISRHRTVTGGRPIVRLGKKCLIFSARLTEQVILHPLFHRPIDMFFPYLTLGVQKKSPAQLPGQAGGHAVH is encoded by the coding sequence ATGAATTCCAGATTTCAATTCGTGTATGACAATCCCGATAGTGGCAAGTTTCCGCCGTACTCGGACGATTTCATGCGCGCGCTGGCCGCGCTGCTCAAGAGCCACGAAGGAACGCCCGAATTCGAACAATGGTTTCTGCTCAATTTAACGCGCGTCGCGGACAAACGACGCAACCTGATCCCGGCCCTGACCCGCTATACCACGCTGGCTGATAAGGAAATCCTGGAAATCGGGTGCGGCCTCGGGCCGGGCACCGTGGCCCTCGCCGAACAAGGGGCGCGCGTCACGGCGCTGGACGTGGATGCCAAGGTCATCGAGACGGCCCGCCTGCGGGTTCGCGATCACGGATTCGCCGACCGCGCCCAGGTGATGCACGTGCCCAACACGCGACACTTGCCGTTCGCGGATCAGGCGTTCGATTTGATCGTCTGCAACGGCGTGATGGAACACGTTTTGCCCTCGTTGCGCCATCCGCTGCTGAATGAAATGTGGCGGGTGCTAAAACCGGGCGGCCTGCTGTTCATCGGCGAAACGCCCAACCGCCTCTGGCCGATCGACGGCCACACGACCGGCCTCTGGTGGATTCATTACCTGCCGTTGCCGCTGGCCGCCTGGTATGCCAAGGCGCGCCATCGCATCCGGCCGGTCGACGACCTGAACGAACTGGGCGGCCTGGGCTGCACCTACGGTACGCTGGTTCGCGCCCTGCCGCGCCGCGAGACGGACGTGCTCAATCTGCGCCCGCCCTATTCCTGGATCAGTCGTCACCGGACCGTCACCGGCGGCCGGCCGATCGTTCGCCTCGGGAAAAAGTGCCTGATCTTCAGCGCGCGCCTGACCGAGCAGGTCATTTTGCATCCGCTTTTTCATCGACCGATCGACATGTTTTTCCCCTACCTGACGCTCGGCGTGCAGAAAAAATCGCCGGCCCAATTGCCCGGACAGGCCGGCGGCCACGCCGTTCATTGA
- the rlmN gene encoding 23S rRNA (adenine(2503)-C(2))-methyltransferase RlmN, whose amino-acid sequence MSRQCIKSLTRQELVAALTEMGEKPFRAQQLFTWLYKKDAASFAEMTDIAKDLRERLEERFFILRFPVLDVQESADGTRKFLFELPDGQRIESVYIPEEGRVTLCISSQVGCRWGCRFCRTGTLGLTRNLTPGEIVEQYNAAQRLLPARRISNVVLMGMGEPLDNLDHVVAAVKIFYDDHGNNLSPRKLTLSTVGLVPQMLELGRRVDVSLAVSLHAADDETRSRLVPANRKYPLKELIDACRCFPVPHRKRITFEYSLVAGVNDSDEDAHRLARLVGDLRPKINLIAANPFSGSECAPPNEERVRRFQQILLDHQLTVIVRKPRGQDILAACGQLAARETEKSTD is encoded by the coding sequence ATGAGCCGGCAATGCATTAAAAGCCTGACGCGGCAGGAACTCGTCGCCGCATTGACGGAGATGGGCGAGAAACCATTCCGCGCGCAACAGCTTTTCACCTGGCTGTACAAAAAGGACGCGGCTTCCTTCGCTGAAATGACCGATATCGCCAAGGATCTGCGTGAGCGGTTGGAAGAACGATTCTTCATCCTGCGGTTTCCGGTGCTGGACGTTCAGGAAAGCGCGGACGGCACCCGCAAGTTTTTATTCGAATTGCCCGACGGGCAGCGCATCGAAAGCGTATACATCCCGGAGGAAGGCCGGGTGACGCTGTGCATCAGCTCGCAGGTCGGCTGCCGTTGGGGGTGCCGCTTCTGCCGCACGGGCACCCTGGGTCTGACCCGCAACCTGACGCCCGGGGAGATCGTCGAACAGTACAACGCGGCCCAGCGCCTTCTGCCCGCACGGCGCATCAGCAACGTCGTGCTGATGGGCATGGGCGAGCCGCTCGACAACCTCGACCACGTCGTCGCCGCCGTGAAAATCTTTTACGACGATCACGGCAACAACCTGAGCCCGCGCAAACTGACGCTCTCGACGGTGGGGCTGGTGCCGCAAATGTTGGAACTGGGAAGGCGGGTCGACGTCAGCCTGGCGGTCAGCCTGCACGCTGCGGATGACGAGACGCGCAGTCGCCTGGTGCCCGCCAACCGCAAATACCCGTTGAAGGAATTAATCGACGCCTGCCGGTGCTTTCCGGTGCCGCATCGCAAACGGATCACGTTCGAATACTCGCTGGTGGCCGGGGTCAACGATTCCGACGAGGACGCTCACCGCCTGGCGCGGCTGGTCGGTGATTTGCGCCCGAAGATCAACCTGATCGCCGCCAATCCCTTCAGCGGATCGGAGTGCGCGCCGCCGAACGAGGAGCGTGTGCGCCGCTTTCAACAAATTCTGCTCGATCATCAACTGACCGTCATTGTTCGCAAACCGCGGGGGCAGGATATCCTGGCGGCCTGCGGCCAGTTGGCGGCGCGCGAAACGGAAAAATCGACGGATTAG
- a CDS encoding glutamate-5-semialdehyde dehydrogenase, with protein MKNESVELKQLALAARRASLRLADADPAMKNRALLEMARLLRDRTGAILAANQSDMERGRAGKLSAALLDRLLLTEDRLATLAKGIEEIAALPDPVGEISPLTKRPNGLLVGRMRIPLGVILMIYEARPGVAADAAALCLKAGNAVILRGGSDAADSNRMFGDVLRSALDETGLPVDAVTVVDRGGHESIAELLRFDEEIDLVIPRGGEGLIRFVAEHSRIPVLKHYKGVCHLFVDRDADPQMAVDLALNGKVQRPGVCNAVETILFHEDCAPELLPLVCRELADHGVRIRGDARTRQLYPPAEAATEADWPAEYLDLIVAVRVVPDLDEAIAHIRKYGSNHTEAIVTEHYESAMKFLRRVGSSTVLINASTRFADGQQLGLGAEIGISTTKLHAYGPMGLEGLTTQKFIVFGDGQVRE; from the coding sequence ATGAAAAACGAATCCGTGGAATTGAAACAACTGGCCCTGGCGGCGCGGCGCGCCTCCCTGCGATTGGCCGACGCCGATCCGGCCATGAAAAACCGGGCGCTACTGGAAATGGCGCGGCTGCTCCGCGACCGGACCGGCGCCATCCTCGCGGCGAACCAGAGCGACATGGAGCGCGGACGGGCCGGCAAGCTGTCCGCGGCGCTGCTCGACCGCCTGCTGTTGACCGAGGATCGCCTGGCGACGCTGGCCAAGGGCATCGAGGAAATCGCCGCCCTGCCCGACCCGGTGGGCGAAATCTCCCCGCTGACCAAGCGGCCCAACGGCCTGCTGGTTGGGCGGATGCGCATTCCCCTGGGCGTGATCCTGATGATCTACGAAGCGCGGCCCGGCGTCGCGGCGGACGCGGCGGCCTTGTGCCTCAAGGCGGGTAACGCGGTGATCCTGCGCGGTGGGTCGGACGCGGCCGACAGCAACCGGATGTTCGGCGATGTGTTGCGGTCGGCGCTGGACGAGACGGGGTTGCCGGTCGATGCCGTGACGGTCGTCGATCGCGGCGGCCACGAGAGCATCGCCGAGCTTTTGCGGTTCGATGAGGAAATCGATCTGGTCATCCCGCGCGGCGGCGAAGGTTTGATCCGCTTCGTCGCCGAGCATTCGCGCATCCCGGTGCTCAAGCACTACAAGGGCGTCTGCCACCTGTTCGTCGACCGCGACGCCGACCCGCAGATGGCGGTGGACCTGGCGCTGAACGGCAAGGTGCAGCGACCCGGCGTCTGCAACGCCGTCGAAACGATTCTTTTTCACGAGGACTGTGCTCCGGAATTGTTGCCGTTGGTTTGTCGCGAGCTGGCCGACCACGGGGTGCGGATCCGGGGCGACGCGCGGACGCGGCAGCTCTACCCGCCGGCCGAAGCGGCGACGGAGGCCGACTGGCCGGCGGAATATCTGGATTTGATCGTCGCCGTGCGGGTCGTGCCAGACCTGGACGAGGCGATCGCCCACATTCGGAAATACGGCTCGAATCACACCGAGGCGATCGTGACCGAGCATTACGAGAGCGCGATGAAGTTTCTGCGGCGGGTCGGATCGTCGACCGTGCTGATCAACGCCTCGACGCGGTTCGCGGACGGGCAGCAACTCGGCCTCGGCGCGGAAATCGGCATCTCGACGACCAAGCTGCACGCCTACGGTCCCATGGGGCTCGAAGGCCTGACAACGCAAAAGTTCATCGTTTTCGGCGACGGTCAGGTCCGGGAATAA
- a CDS encoding PAS domain S-box protein: MSGSNAQTNAARLFDSFSQPVLLLDENGRIRYANVAARQFLAIDPDSREFAWTDLPLLESDEKTSADLLSVLRREHTWQGTITSLSPTGERRFFAVEANRLAPAPGETGGYLFLFREAPDDNRAGEVYHALVDQSLQALIIIQDGRIVFANQATADLSGYSIAELLAMAPWQMSELIHPEDRIAVQERHQRRLNEASVLGRYEYRGVHRDGGIFWVETYSVKIMLGGRPAVQSTLVDITARKNAEEALRRSEEKYRLITETANEIIFIHDLQGRIIYINRHGLTVSGYDAEEIKEVNLRSFFPPEEIAAEEQRMAKRFAGDFSTFIFEVTMLDRHGKRIPLEVYSTPYLEDGEIKGIFVIARDITGRKKSEAAVHLNEARLTALLEVNQKTGLSFEELMLYALEQGARLTDSPIGYLALLDDAETTLTMYAWTKSAMAQCALIDKPQVYRLEDTGLWGEAVRQRRPIITNDYPAPHPWKKGYPKGHVPIRRHMNIPVFDGDKIVLLAGVGNKVDEYDETDVKQLTLMMEGIWRLAQRKRASDLIEENEARYRVAAQATGQLIYDYQPQARRIQWSGAIEAISGYPPEEFQQFDFDAWREMVHPDDLEDVLAELAEAQQNSRELRVVYRFRRRDGVYLHIESRGTFLKDETGKPYRLLGAMKDITEIVKAQEEKRQFEEQLRQAQKMDSIGKLAGGIAHDFNNILTGITGYAEIILGSVSRQDPIYNDLSEIKKAADRASALTAQLLAFSRKQIIDPKIIDLNELVANSTRMIERLIGEDISLLFRPAPDLGFVRTDPSQIEQILINLAVNARDAMPGGGKLVIETANRIIDEEFCRRHIDVKAGDYVMLGVTDNGCGMSEEVQARLFEPFFTTKGIGKGTGLGLSTVYGIVKQNEGFIDVASRPGKGSSFKIYLPLASGQPEAYATSVRRDTPRGGETILLVEDEEMVRNLAQKVLERQGYKIKTAASGGEAFLLAQDLPERVHLLLTDVIIPHMNGRQLYDRLRERDPELRVLFMSGYTENIIEHQGALDPDTNFIAKPFSIEVLVRKVREVLDD, encoded by the coding sequence ATGTCCGGTTCGAATGCCCAAACAAACGCGGCCCGCTTGTTCGACTCGTTTTCCCAGCCGGTGCTTTTACTCGATGAGAATGGGCGGATCCGTTACGCGAATGTCGCCGCCCGACAATTCTTGGCGATTGATCCGGATTCCAGGGAATTCGCCTGGACGGATTTGCCGTTGCTGGAATCGGATGAAAAAACATCGGCCGATCTGTTGTCGGTACTCCGGCGGGAACATACCTGGCAAGGCACGATCACCAGTTTATCGCCGACCGGCGAACGACGTTTTTTCGCGGTCGAAGCGAACCGCCTAGCGCCGGCGCCGGGCGAGACCGGCGGTTATTTGTTTCTTTTCCGTGAAGCCCCGGACGATAACCGGGCGGGCGAGGTCTATCACGCGCTGGTCGATCAATCATTGCAGGCGTTGATCATCATCCAGGACGGGCGGATCGTTTTCGCCAACCAGGCGACGGCGGATTTGTCCGGGTATTCCATCGCGGAATTGTTGGCGATGGCGCCGTGGCAAATGAGCGAACTGATTCATCCGGAGGATCGAATCGCCGTTCAGGAGCGCCACCAGCGGCGATTGAACGAAGCCTCCGTCCTCGGTCGATATGAATATCGGGGGGTTCATCGGGACGGCGGGATTTTTTGGGTGGAAACCTATTCCGTCAAGATCATGCTTGGCGGTCGGCCGGCGGTTCAATCGACGCTGGTCGACATCACCGCCCGGAAGAATGCCGAGGAAGCCTTGCGGCGCAGCGAGGAAAAGTACCGGCTGATCACCGAAACGGCGAACGAGATCATTTTCATTCATGACCTGCAAGGCCGCATCATTTACATCAATCGCCATGGCCTCACGGTCAGCGGCTACGATGCCGAGGAAATCAAGGAAGTGAATCTGCGGTCCTTCTTTCCTCCGGAAGAAATCGCCGCCGAAGAACAGCGCATGGCCAAACGGTTTGCCGGCGATTTCAGCACATTCATTTTCGAAGTGACGATGCTCGACCGCCACGGCAAGCGGATACCGCTCGAGGTTTATTCCACGCCGTATCTCGAGGACGGCGAGATCAAGGGAATTTTTGTCATCGCGCGCGATATCACCGGTCGCAAGAAAAGCGAGGCAGCGGTTCATCTGAACGAGGCCCGTTTGACGGCGTTACTGGAGGTCAATCAGAAAACCGGGTTGTCCTTCGAGGAATTGATGCTCTATGCCCTCGAACAGGGAGCCCGCTTGACCGACAGTCCGATCGGCTATCTGGCGTTGCTCGATGATGCCGAGACCACACTGACCATGTACGCCTGGACGAAAAGCGCGATGGCCCAGTGCGCGCTTATCGATAAACCGCAGGTCTATCGGCTCGAAGATACCGGCCTTTGGGGGGAAGCGGTTCGCCAGCGGCGGCCGATCATCACCAACGATTACCCGGCGCCGCATCCGTGGAAAAAAGGCTATCCAAAAGGCCACGTGCCGATCCGACGGCACATGAACATTCCCGTTTTCGACGGCGATAAAATCGTCTTGCTGGCCGGGGTCGGCAACAAAGTCGACGAATACGATGAAACCGACGTGAAACAGTTGACCTTGATGATGGAAGGCATCTGGCGGTTGGCTCAACGCAAGCGGGCGAGCGATCTCATTGAAGAGAACGAGGCACGGTATCGCGTGGCGGCGCAAGCCACCGGACAGTTGATTTACGATTATCAGCCGCAGGCCCGCCGGATCCAATGGTCGGGCGCGATCGAAGCGATCTCCGGCTACCCGCCGGAGGAGTTTCAACAGTTTGATTTCGATGCCTGGCGGGAAATGGTTCATCCCGACGATCTGGAAGATGTCCTGGCGGAATTGGCGGAAGCCCAACAGAACAGCCGCGAATTGCGGGTCGTTTATCGTTTCCGCCGCCGCGACGGCGTTTATTTGCACATCGAAAGCCGAGGTACTTTTTTAAAAGACGAGACCGGCAAGCCCTATCGCCTGCTGGGCGCCATGAAGGACATCACCGAAATCGTCAAGGCGCAGGAGGAAAAGCGGCAATTCGAGGAGCAGTTGCGCCAGGCGCAAAAAATGGATTCCATCGGCAAGCTGGCCGGCGGGATCGCGCACGACTTCAACAACATTCTGACCGGCATCACCGGTTACGCGGAAATCATTCTCGGTTCCGTCAGCCGGCAGGATCCGATCTACAACGACCTGTCGGAAATCAAAAAAGCGGCCGATCGCGCTTCCGCGCTGACCGCGCAATTGCTGGCCTTTTCGCGCAAACAGATCATCGACCCCAAGATCATCGATTTGAACGAACTGGTGGCCAATTCCACCCGGATGATCGAACGGCTGATCGGCGAGGACATTTCGCTGCTGTTTCGGCCGGCGCCCGACCTCGGTTTTGTCCGCACCGACCCGAGCCAGATCGAGCAGATTCTGATCAATCTGGCGGTCAACGCGCGCGACGCCATGCCCGGCGGCGGCAAGCTGGTGATCGAAACGGCGAATCGGATCATCGACGAGGAATTCTGCCGCCGGCACATCGACGTGAAAGCGGGCGATTACGTCATGCTGGGGGTCACCGACAACGGCTGCGGCATGAGCGAAGAAGTACAAGCGCGATTGTTCGAGCCGTTTTTCACCACCAAGGGAATCGGCAAGGGCACCGGCCTCGGACTTTCCACCGTGTACGGCATCGTCAAGCAAAACGAGGGATTCATTGATGTCGCCTCGCGCCCGGGAAAGGGATCGAGCTTTAAAATCTACCTGCCGTTGGCGAGCGGCCAGCCGGAGGCGTACGCGACGTCCGTCCGGCGGGATACGCCACGCGGCGGGGAAACGATTCTTCTGGTCGAGGATGAGGAAATGGTGCGTAACCTGGCGCAGAAGGTTCTGGAGCGGCAGGGCTACAAAATTAAAACCGCGGCGAGCGGCGGAGAAGCTTTTCTCTTGGCGCAGGATCTGCCCGAACGGGTTCATCTGTTGTTGACCGACGTCATCATACCGCACATGAACGGGCGCCAGCTTTATGATCGCTTGCGGGAACGGGACCCCGAATTGCGCGTACTGTTCATGTCCGGTTACACGGAAAACATCATCGAGCACCAGGGCGCGCTCGATCCGGACACGAACTTCATCGCGAAGCCTTTTTCGATCGAGGTGTTGGTGCGTAAAGTCCGCGAGGTTTTGGACGACTAG
- a CDS encoding class I SAM-dependent methyltransferase, with amino-acid sequence MPLPDDYEAKKNREIAWHEQSRDPHPGLLKRILFSPLITNAARDRYTYDAAKREMTAFSRRYHPRPIESLLIAPCGSGEDYPYLRALAPRIHGIDLAAAATAQCPPEMITRAGDILASGYPDDSFDLIASPLFFHHLLKIGFAPFLAEFHRLLKPGGSLIILEPSLYYPLNILTRPLKRLLHNPYGEVADEDPFPPGRLLSALAASDYRDLRWQAATYSHPAIFVPLAKAVTWLMRPFLAARPFRYFGWLILYGARKPG; translated from the coding sequence GTGCCGCTGCCCGACGATTACGAAGCGAAAAAAAACCGGGAGATCGCCTGGCACGAACAGTCGCGGGATCCACACCCGGGCCTGCTCAAACGGATTTTGTTTTCGCCCCTGATCACCAACGCGGCGCGCGATCGTTACACCTACGACGCCGCCAAGCGCGAAATGACCGCCTTCAGCCGCCGCTATCACCCGCGGCCGATCGAGTCCCTGCTGATCGCCCCCTGCGGCAGCGGCGAGGATTATCCCTATCTGCGGGCTCTGGCGCCGCGGATTCACGGGATCGACCTGGCCGCCGCCGCGACGGCCCAGTGCCCGCCGGAGATGATCACGCGGGCCGGCGACATTCTCGCCTCCGGCTATCCCGACGATTCGTTCGATCTGATTGCCAGTCCGCTCTTTTTTCACCATTTGCTGAAAATCGGCTTCGCGCCGTTTCTGGCGGAATTCCATCGGCTGCTCAAACCCGGCGGGTCGCTGATCATTCTCGAGCCGTCGCTGTATTACCCGCTGAACATCCTCACCCGCCCGCTCAAGCGCCTCTTGCACAATCCCTACGGCGAAGTGGCCGACGAGGATCCGTTCCCTCCGGGTCGCCTGCTTTCCGCATTGGCCGCAAGCGACTATCGGGATCTGCGCTGGCAAGCCGCGACTTACAGCCATCCGGCGATTTTCGTACCCCTGGCCAAAGCCGTCACCTGGCTCATGAGGCCCTTTTTGGCGGCGCGGCCGTTTCGTTATTTCGGTTGGTTGATTCTGTACGGCGCGCGCAAGCCCGGCTGA
- a CDS encoding NAD(P)/FAD-dependent oxidoreductase, which produces MMEQWDIVIVGGGAAGLLAAGAASRAGAKVLVLEKMHQVGRKLGIAGKGRGNLTNDKPVELFVEGYRSGGEFLRGAFSRFFSRDLIELLEKRQVPCVVERGGRVFPQSGKALDVVNALYRYARGEGGAVRTETEVRAIDALEKGFLLQLAGGRIQANRLILATGGKSYPRTGSTGDGFRFASRLGHKLTPPRPALVPLSIDNPQAPLKILLHNVGVTLLDGKRKVAAGFGEALLENTSLGGAVPVDLSYQALDLADPVISLDFKPALDPAQLDARLRRDLEKDGRAPLQNVLNGLLPQAIIPLFVSRLQLDPRQRCAEVGKVTRTALGKLCKDLRFAVTGNRGWDEALVTAGGVVLDEVDPRTMASRVCPGLYLCGEVLDVDGVTGGYNLQAAFSTGFVAGEAAAERAR; this is translated from the coding sequence ATGATGGAACAGTGGGACATCGTCATCGTGGGCGGCGGCGCGGCGGGATTGCTGGCGGCGGGGGCCGCTTCGCGCGCCGGCGCCAAGGTCCTGGTACTGGAAAAAATGCATCAGGTGGGCCGCAAACTGGGCATCGCCGGCAAGGGACGCGGCAACCTGACGAACGACAAGCCGGTCGAGCTGTTCGTCGAGGGCTACCGCAGCGGCGGCGAATTTCTGCGCGGCGCCTTTTCCCGCTTTTTTTCCCGCGATCTGATCGAACTGCTGGAAAAGCGTCAGGTGCCGTGCGTCGTCGAGCGCGGCGGGCGCGTTTTTCCGCAGTCGGGAAAGGCGCTGGATGTCGTCAACGCCCTGTATCGCTACGCGCGCGGCGAAGGCGGCGCGGTGCGGACCGAAACCGAAGTGCGGGCCATCGACGCGCTGGAAAAGGGCTTTTTGCTGCAGTTGGCGGGGGGCAGGATCCAGGCCAATCGATTGATTCTGGCGACGGGCGGCAAGAGCTATCCGCGCACCGGCTCGACCGGCGACGGTTTTCGTTTCGCCTCCCGCCTGGGGCACAAGTTGACGCCGCCGCGGCCCGCGCTCGTTCCATTGAGCATCGATAATCCCCAGGCCCCCTTGAAAATCCTGCTGCACAACGTCGGCGTGACCTTGTTGGACGGCAAACGCAAGGTCGCCGCCGGTTTCGGCGAGGCGCTGCTGGAAAACACCTCGCTCGGCGGGGCGGTGCCGGTGGACCTTTCCTATCAGGCGCTCGACCTGGCCGATCCCGTCATTTCGCTCGACTTCAAACCGGCGCTCGATCCGGCCCAGCTCGACGCCCGGCTGCGGCGCGACCTGGAAAAAGACGGCCGCGCGCCGCTGCAGAACGTGCTCAACGGGCTGTTGCCCCAGGCGATCATTCCCTTGTTCGTGTCGCGGTTGCAGCTCGATCCGCGACAGCGCTGCGCCGAGGTCGGCAAAGTGACGCGCACGGCGCTGGGCAAATTGTGCAAGGATTTGCGCTTCGCGGTGACCGGCAACCGCGGTTGGGACGAAGCCCTGGTGACGGCCGGGGGCGTCGTGCTCGACGAGGTGGACCCGCGCACGATGGCCAGCCGGGTTTGCCCGGGGCTTTATTTGTGCGGCGAGGTGCTCGACGTGGACGGCGTAACGGGCGGCTACAACTTGCAGGCCGCGTTTTCCACCGGGTTCGTCGCCGGGGAAGCCGCGGCGGAGCGGGCGCGATGA